One part of the Ornithodoros turicata isolate Travis chromosome 2, ASM3712646v1, whole genome shotgun sequence genome encodes these proteins:
- the LOC135384317 gene encoding neprilysin-1-like — protein MVAVTTQAVRCSQALGEEDEDNTHERLTNELCVQVAATVLTSSSQRQEGRRCYLSFRTIVEPVGMGRKREMTGPGYISPLTSRERHLMHHSAPPALASDTQPSGHGISKSPSHNEQKILGPDSNQTSPGYSPVRALDQTLRHSLRGKTGSGRGTPSNPIVSKYDLPEGSAAAVCLKRTIFICSSSFCCCLIIAMLVVSGIFIVRSASHACDTSSCRAYAGLLKRFVEKNADPCTNFYQFVCSSWSRLFNRSVIWEHHEQLIYRTQQDLGRLPIKGQSAVEKAAKYYQTCTKASSEAVQFRSMLINANITWINPPAQTDLIEMMSYAAVNWDVTPLLQISLSTLPNGSSLIELAPGQFISVWEQTRAQMIKEESYFSYYTKAWKFMNGSTPPRSAFDTFKAREDRIMESLSSKFQSNDTTLLSDSEFRHKKEAHRWKKLFQDVLRISPREPTVIAVRPATFFEQLEFIRAAEGERQMVKFFSWGVFFMLGQLFLPDMTSIAYKSAEKRKETLNYRCLLHVEKYMSLAVAIPILREKVPRDSFQNIKTIFKGIYRRLQEHMVFNSNADFEAYMEDRLSSDIFSGYDNSPSQIEEYYSQYSEIGSSFLVNMLNSIAAWRNRTSNEYSTTYLDSTKCYTPFRTVTNVTTICPPLMTLPFYSFTSVPAIRIGGLGSLVLASIMEDLFFNAAQRLTPQIHKRLTDSKQCLQETTSGLEGLSDHTIHNSLAGNILYRAYDSIVEEEKRVGRNVKPETEETVYGVTYNARQLLFIASCIIRCGGTTSEDVCNAPVQNNAYFADVFSCSTSKPMNPRKKCNMF, from the exons ATGGTAGCAGTTACTACACAGGCCGTCAGATGTTCGCAAGCTCTGGGTGAGGAAGACGAGGACAACACTCATGAGCGTCTTACGAATGAACTGTGCGTGCAAGTGGCAGCCACTGTTCTGACGAGTTCCTCTCAGCGTCAGGAAGGACGGCGGTGCTATCTCTCGTTTCGAACCATAGTG GAGCCTGTGGGAATGGGACGCAAGCGGGAAATGACTGGACCTGGTTATATATCTCCGCTTACCAGTCGGGAGCGTCATCTAATGCACCACTCTGCACCTCCTGCTCTCGCCTCCGATACTCAACCATCCGGTCATGGTATATCAAAATCGCCCAGCCATAATGAGCAGAAGATACTTGGTCCCGATAGCAACCAGACCAGTCCTGGATACTCGCCGGTCAGGGCGCTCGACCAAACCCTTCGGCACAGCCTCAGAGGGAAAACAGGAAGTGGGCGTGGCACTCCCAGCAATCCAATAGTGTCG AAATATGATTTACCGGAGGGCTCTGCAGCGGCCGTTTGCCTGAAGAGAACCATCTTCATCTGCTCCAGCAGCTTCTGTTGTTGCTTGATTATTGCGATGCTCGTGGTGTCAGGAATTTTTATCGTGCGAAGTGCCAGTCACGCATGCGACACCAGTTCCTGTAGAGCCTATGCTGGGCTCCTTAAGCGGTTCGTGGAGAAGAACGCAGACCCTTGCACAAATTTCTACCAGTTCGTGTGCAGCAGTTGGAGCAGACTATTCAACAGATCTGTCATTTGGGAGCACCACGAACAGTTGATATACAGAACTCAGCAAGATCTTGGTCGCCTTCCCATCAAAGGACAAAGTGCAGTGGAGAAGGCAGCGAAGTACTACCAGACCTGCACGAAAGCCAGCAGTGAAGCGGTACAGTTCCGATCAATGCTAATAAACGCCAATATCACGTGGATCAACCCGCCTGCCCAGACTGACTTAATTGAAATGATGTCGTATGCAGCCGTCAACTGGGATGTCACACCATTATTGCAGATCTCCTTATCTACATTACCCAACGGTAGCTCTTTGATCGAGTTGGCACCCGGACAGTTCATTTCTGTCTGGGAGCAAACGCGAGCTCAGATGATCAAAGAAGAGAGCTACTTCAGCTACTACACCAAGGCTTGGAAGTTTATGAACGGATCAACGCCACCAAGATCCGCATTTGATACGTTCAAGGCACGCGAAGATCGAATCATGGAAAGCTTAAGCAGCAAATTTCAGAGTAACGACACAACCCTTTTGAGTGACAGCGAGTTTCGACATAAAAAAGAGGCACACCGTTGGAAAAAACTCTTCCAAGACGTCCTTCGCATCTCACCAAGAGAGCCCACCGTGATCGCCGTCCGTCCAGCGACGTTTTTTGAACAACTGGAGTTCATCAGGGCTGCTGAAGGTGAACGCCAAATGGTAAAGTTCTTCAGCTGGGGTGTGTTCTTCATGTTGGGTCAACTGTTCCTGCCGGACATGACGTCCATAGCGTATAAATCAGctgaaaaacgaaaagaaacactCAACTACCGCTGCCTTCTTCACGTGGAGAAGTACATGAGCTTGGCCGTTGCCATTCCAATACTGCGAGAGAAGGTTCCCCGAGATTCGTTTCAAAACATCAAGACAATTTTCAAAGGAATTTATCGACGTTTACAGGAGCACATGGTATTTAATAGCAATGCCGACTTCGAAGCATACATGGAGGACAGGCTCTCTAGCGACATCTTCTCCGGATACGATAACAGTCCGAGCCAAATTGAGGAATATTACTCGCAGTATTCAGAGATCGGGAGTTCGTTCTTGGTTAATATGTTGAATAGCATCGCAGCTTGGAGAAACCGCACATCAAACGAATACAGTACCACCTACTTGGACAGCACCAAATGTTACACCCCCTTCCGAACTGTAACCAACGTCACAACCATCTGTCCTCCTTTGATGACATTGCCTTTTTATTCATTCACTTCCGTACCTGCAATCCGTATTGGTGGCTTGGGATCTCTTGTCTTGGCATCCATAATGGAGGATCTGTTCTTCAATGCGGCTCAGCGTTTGACACCGCAAATTCACAAACGACTGACAGACAGCAAGCAATGCCTGCAAGAAACGACAAGTGGTCTTGAAGGCCTATCCGATCATACAATCCATAACTCCCTGGCTGGAAATATATTGTATAGAGCTTACGACAGTATCGTGGAGGAAGAAAAAAGAGTTGGGCGTAACGTGAAACCTGAGACTGAAGAAACTGTGTATGGCGTCACTTATAATGCGAGACAGTTGCTGTTCATCGCATCATGTATCATTCGTTGTGGTGGTACCACCAGCGAGGATGTCTGCAATGCCCCGGTACAGAACAATGCGTACTTTGCTGATGTCTTCAGCTGTTCCACGTCAAAGCCAATGAACCCAAGGAAGAAATGTAATATGTTTTAA
- the LOC135384318 gene encoding uncharacterized protein K02A2.6-like → MEFVMEGWPLKQDLMPSRQPLFRVQEELTVFEDLLIRGDRIVVPPAFTGHLIQLAHESHPGIVRTKQRLREKYWWPQMDKQVENAVKSCNICQGADKSAKTADTPLQPIPFPSRPWEKVAVDIMGPFEKAPPDCRYAIMMVDYFSKWPEAESCANVTASTILDFLFAREGYPDNLVSDHEPQFISHQFEQFLRDRGIQHSFSSLYYPRANGLVERFNRILKNYVQATFLEGRPLRQTVTEYLGLYRCTPHATTGKSPAELLHGRKPRTRLDIVGIPSSLLEDDPAAAMTNLRERVRRHQQQSKTRLLPPRHRRPPKRYGDPVGH, encoded by the coding sequence ATGGAGTTCGTGATGGAAGGATGGCCGTTAAAGCAAGACTTGATGCCGAGTCGTCAGCCACTTTTTCGAGTTCAAGAGGAACTCACGGTATTCGAAGACCTCCTAATACGTGGAGATCGCATAGTGGTACCACCAGCGTTCACGGGACATCTCATACAGCTAGCCCATGAATCGCACCCAGGCATCGTGCGCACCAAGCAGCGTTTAAGGGAGAAATACTGGTGGCCACAGATGGATAAACAAGTTGAGAATGCTGTCAAGTCGTGTAATATTTGTCAAGGCGCCGACAAAAGTGCGAAGACGGCTGATACGCCACTGCAACCCATTCCGTTTCCGAGCAGGCCATGGGAGAAGGTAGCCGTGGACATAATGGGCCCTTTTGAAAAAGCTCCTCCTGACTGCAGGTACGCCATCATGATGGTGGACTATTTTTCTAAATGGCCAGAGGCCGAGTCCTGCGCGAATGTGACAGCATCAACAATTTTGGACTTCCTGTTTGCACGAGAAGGCTATCCGGACAACCTGGTGTCCGATCACGAACCCCAGTTCATTTCACATCAGTTTGAACAGTTCCTCAGGGATAGAGGCATTCAACATTCATTTTCATCTCTGTATTATCCACGTGCAAACGGGCTTGTTGAAAGGTTTAATAGAATTCTGAAAAACTATGTTCAAGCCACGTTCTTGGAAGGAAGACCACTGCGACAAACAGTCACCGAGTACCTGGGACTGTACAGATGTACCCCGCATGCAACTACCGGAAAATCACCTGCCGAACTTTTACATGGCAGGAAACCACGGACACGACTGGACATCGTTGGGATACCGTCATCTTTACTTGAGGATGATCCTGCTGCAGCAATGACCAATCTACGTGAACGCGTGCGCAGGCATCAGCAACAGAGCAAGACCCGTCTGCTGCCTCCGAGACATAGACGTCCTCCCAAAAGATACGGGGACCCCGTCGGTCATTAA